In one window of Nicotiana tabacum cultivar K326 chromosome 12, ASM71507v2, whole genome shotgun sequence DNA:
- the LOC107771584 gene encoding putative F-box protein At5g62660 has translation MCVMVYSNWPDDLITEILVRLPVKSLLRFKCVHKNWYSLITSSFFVRKHLHHKENPTHLLIPIYGEDVISQTGTTIYVLPDKILSGLIPEKPSHSQISVQLNQFIGRVDGLFFLLNISYQSHVNDSHRMALWNPATREFRPLQLNLPKFTQSYFRYYDSVFGFGFDPISQDYKVVCIWFLSDQDASIPYVWFAAVYSLDNDCWKKITCNFDADLLMHRSIMSSTCFNGFYYWCANITVTVSHNTYKQILLIRFFDMHNEVLGEFSWPNHIPAFDLCDLTIYKESLCLLVRHLDLDDDHNNNYSDPPIDIWVMKDERLWIKVLNVVPTRTELLNVVPTISECQPIGFWGHDKFIFSRHENIMLYDSKTHEFTHLLDKNEERCYSSVFNYRESLVFIEWENVCHRQGDVLDLIQDFF, from the coding sequence ATGTGTGTCATGGTTTATTCGAATTGGCCTGATGATTTGATAACAGAGATTCTAGTGAGACTGCCCGTGAAATCTCTTTTACGATTCAAATGTGTGCATAAGAATTGGTACTCTCTTATTACAAGCTCTTTTTTTGTTAGAAAACACCTTCATCACAAGGAAAACCCTACCCATCTCTTAATACCTATTTATGGCGAAGATGTGATCTCACAAACCGGCACCACTATTTATGTGTTGCCCGATAAAATATTATCCGGTTTGATTCCTGAAAAGCCTAGTCATTCACAGATTTCTGTACAATTGAATCAGTTTATTGGTcgtgttgatggcttatttttcTTGCTCAATATTTCATATCAGAGCCATGTCAATGATTCACATCGTATGGCTCTGTGGAACCCAGCTACAAGAGAGTTTAGACCTCTTCAACTAAATCTTCCCAAGTTTACCCAATCTTATTTTAGGTATTATGATAGTGTATTTGGCTTTGGCTTTGATCCAATAAGTCAAGATTACAAGGTGGTTTGCATTTGGTTTCTTTCTGATCAAGATGCGTCTATTCCTTATGTGTGGTTTGCTGCCGTTTACTCATTAGACAATGACTGTTGGAAAAAGATAACCTGCAATTTTGATGCTGATCTATTAATGCATAGGTCAATAATGAGCTCGACCTGTTTCAATGGATTTTATTATTGGTGTGCAAACATTACTGTTACAGTCAGCCACAATACCTATAAGCAAATCCTCCTAATCCGATTTTTCGATATGCACAATGAAGTGTTAGGTGAATTTTCATGGCCTAACCATATACCAGCATTTGATCTTTGTGATCTCACTATTTATAAGGAGTCCCTTTGCCTACTCGTGCGTCATCTTGATCTCGACGATGATCATAACAACAACTACTCTGATCCTCCAATTGATATATGGGTTATGAAAGACGAAAGATTGTGGATTAAAGTTCTTAACGTGGTTCCTACGAGGACTGAACTTCTTAATGTGGTGCCTACGATATCTGAGTGTCAGCCTATAGGGTTTTGGGGTCATGATAAGTTTATATTTTCACGTCATGAAAATATAATGTTATATGACTCTAAAACTCATGAATTTACACATCTACTTGATAAAAACGAAGAGCGGTGTTATAGTTCTGTTTTTAATTACAGGGAGAGTCTAGTTTTCATCGAATGGGAAAACGTGTGTCATAGGCAAGGCGATGTCTTGGATCTCATTCAAGATTTTTTTTAA